A portion of the Sulfuricurvum kujiense DSM 16994 genome contains these proteins:
- a CDS encoding diguanylate cyclase — MQIPKKLLVNEKAFALLLIIFGFFGLGFMTMQYKNQMLEYKKAVLENAHVHILGLMNLKTWNDFYDGVYVKKRPNIVENSYIDNDVIVTDTNESLIRINHAWMLRQLSERIHSKMYNFTISSLHPKNPVNKAKRFEARALHYLEQNPKLNYYYEFNDQERKLYFLEPLKATDKCIQCHYYEKPGENRGGITIVHDTGFLYTQRQMLLIQSLIVGVIFVGMLAFIYRMYRLLLRHNRKLKHLNETLEEKVDERTRELDEQNNYLQAVLDSSPDIIIITDGEHLLSANGSFFSFFRYETLEAFKQEHECICDFFDKVDELEYLHDKKIDGQLWPFYLLDHSDIRHKVQMTIDSQTLFFSIKARRLEGSENKVLVELSDITEVETQKKSFEKLAITDKLTGLINRFQFDILCAHTLNSAKRDREPLSLIMFDIDFFKNVNDNFGHNIGDITLRHTAKTIAKRLRSSDIFARWGGEEFMILLPKSGYDDAMKLAEDLRSCIENEVFEAVGHITISFGVAVMEPNDDEASFQQRADKALYMAKNQGRNCVAFCR; from the coding sequence ATGCAAATTCCTAAAAAGCTCCTTGTCAATGAAAAAGCATTCGCTTTATTATTAATAATATTCGGTTTTTTTGGATTGGGCTTCATGACAATGCAGTATAAAAACCAAATGCTCGAATATAAAAAAGCCGTTTTAGAAAATGCCCATGTCCATATTTTAGGTCTTATGAACCTCAAAACATGGAACGATTTTTACGACGGCGTTTATGTTAAGAAGCGTCCCAATATCGTTGAAAACAGCTATATTGACAATGACGTAATCGTTACGGATACCAATGAATCGCTTATCCGCATCAATCATGCGTGGATGCTCCGTCAGCTCTCGGAACGTATCCACAGTAAAATGTACAATTTTACGATCAGCAGTCTTCATCCCAAAAATCCGGTCAACAAAGCGAAGAGGTTTGAAGCAAGAGCTTTGCACTATCTCGAACAAAATCCGAAATTAAATTACTATTATGAATTTAACGATCAGGAAAGAAAACTCTATTTTCTCGAACCGCTCAAAGCAACCGATAAATGTATACAGTGTCATTATTATGAAAAGCCCGGTGAAAATCGCGGAGGGATTACCATCGTTCATGATACCGGTTTTTTGTATACGCAACGCCAAATGCTTCTGATTCAATCACTAATCGTCGGGGTAATATTTGTCGGGATGCTTGCTTTTATCTACAGAATGTACCGTTTATTGCTTCGGCACAATCGAAAATTAAAACATTTAAATGAAACATTGGAAGAAAAAGTAGATGAACGGACACGTGAACTTGACGAACAGAACAACTATCTACAGGCTGTTTTGGACAGTAGTCCCGATATTATCATTATTACGGACGGAGAACATCTGCTCAGTGCCAACGGGAGTTTTTTCTCTTTTTTCCGATATGAAACATTAGAGGCGTTCAAACAAGAACACGAGTGTATCTGTGATTTTTTCGATAAAGTCGATGAACTGGAATATCTTCATGACAAAAAAATTGATGGCCAGTTATGGCCGTTTTACCTACTTGATCATTCCGATATTAGACACAAGGTGCAAATGACGATCGATAGCCAAACCTTGTTTTTTTCGATCAAAGCGCGCCGTTTGGAAGGATCTGAAAATAAAGTTTTAGTAGAGCTTTCAGATATAACAGAAGTCGAAACTCAAAAAAAGAGCTTCGAAAAACTGGCCATTACCGATAAATTGACCGGACTGATTAACCGGTTTCAATTCGATATCTTGTGCGCCCATACCCTTAACAGTGCCAAACGCGATCGCGAGCCACTTTCGCTGATCATGTTTGATATCGATTTCTTTAAAAATGTGAACGATAATTTCGGTCATAATATCGGTGATATTACCCTGCGGCATACGGCAAAAACAATAGCGAAGCGTCTTCGATCGTCCGATATTTTTGCACGGTGGGGAGGGGAAGAATTTATGATACTTCTCCCTAAAAGCGGTTATGACGATGCCATGAAATTGGCGGAAGATTTGAGAAGCTGTATTGAGAATGAAGTGTTCGAGGCGGTAGGGCATATTACCATCAGTTTCGGTGTCGCCGTAATGGAGCCGAACGACGATGAAGCCTCGTTCCAGCAACGTGCCGACAAAGCCTTGTATATGGCTAAAAATCAGGGGCGTAATTGCGTCGCTTTTTGTCGTTAA